A single window of Qipengyuania sediminis DNA harbors:
- the glpX gene encoding class II fructose-bisphosphatase, whose amino-acid sequence MNSPTDAAPDAGAADNPLDRVLVLEMVRVTEAAAVAASKLIGRGDEKAADAAAVEAMRRAFDTLEMDGTVVIGEGERDEAPMLYIGEKVGGAIGTGPKIDIALDPLEGTTITAKAGPNALAVLAAAEQGNLLNAPDTYMDKLAVGPGYPEGVIDLARSPSENVRAVASAKGVEPSEIIVCVLDRPRHAALIAELRSLGCGVVLIGDGDVAGVIAVTDPDTTIDMYMGSGGAPEGVLAAAALRCVGGQFNGRLIFRNEDEKARARKWGIADADFDRIYLRDDLVKGDCIFAATGVTSGSLLEGVKYTRDGKMTTESVVMRASSGTVRWIKGEHRAR is encoded by the coding sequence ATGAATTCGCCGACCGACGCCGCGCCCGATGCCGGTGCCGCCGACAACCCGCTCGACCGGGTGCTGGTGCTGGAGATGGTCCGCGTGACCGAAGCGGCGGCGGTCGCGGCGTCCAAGCTGATCGGGCGCGGCGACGAGAAGGCGGCCGACGCCGCCGCGGTCGAAGCCATGCGCCGTGCCTTCGACACGCTCGAGATGGACGGCACGGTGGTCATCGGCGAAGGCGAGCGCGACGAAGCGCCCATGCTTTATATCGGCGAAAAGGTCGGCGGCGCGATCGGCACCGGACCCAAGATCGACATCGCGCTGGACCCGCTCGAAGGCACCACCATCACCGCCAAGGCGGGGCCCAATGCGCTCGCGGTGCTGGCGGCGGCGGAGCAGGGCAATCTGCTCAACGCGCCCGATACCTATATGGACAAGCTCGCTGTCGGCCCCGGCTATCCCGAGGGCGTGATCGACCTCGCCAGGAGCCCCAGCGAGAACGTGCGGGCGGTGGCTTCGGCCAAGGGGGTGGAACCGTCCGAGATCATCGTCTGCGTGCTCGACCGGCCGCGCCATGCCGCGCTGATCGCGGAGCTGCGCTCGCTCGGCTGCGGGGTGGTGCTGATCGGCGACGGCGATGTCGCGGGCGTCATCGCGGTGACCGACCCCGACACCACGATCGACATGTACATGGGGAGCGGCGGCGCGCCCGAGGGCGTGCTGGCGGCCGCCGCGCTGCGCTGCGTGGGCGGGCAGTTCAACGGGCGCCTGATCTTCCGCAACGAGGACGAGAAGGCCCGCGCGCGCAAATGGGGCATCGCGGACGCCGATTTCGACCGCATCTATCTGCGCGACGATCTGGTGAAAGGCGACTGCATCTTCGCCGCCACGGGCGTCACCAGCGGATCGCTCCTCGAAGGCGTCAAATATACCCGCGACGGCAAGATGACGACGGAGAGCGTGGTGATGCGCGCGAGTTCCGGCACGGTGCGCTGGATCAAGGGCGAGCACCGGGCGCGGTAG
- a CDS encoding energy transducer TonB yields MAYADQQMSGNKIIAIIIVAIIHIALGYVLVTGLAYEAAVKIVERVTTVDVSEPPPPPEDEPPPPPPDDVAPPPPVAPPPPINLAQRPPDMRTQETIPPPAPPAVIVPPPAPIAAPAPPPPPPPPVSQARRLAPDNQSRWARQIQENYPARALREEAEGTVGVSVTVGPDGRVSACSVTSSSGNSSLDEGACEGMRRYARYKPALNAAGEPISASTSNRIVYRLD; encoded by the coding sequence ATGGCTTACGCTGACCAACAGATGAGCGGTAACAAGATTATCGCCATTATCATTGTTGCCATCATCCACATCGCCCTCGGCTACGTCCTTGTCACGGGGCTCGCTTACGAAGCCGCTGTGAAGATCGTCGAACGGGTGACGACGGTGGATGTGAGCGAGCCGCCGCCGCCGCCGGAAGACGAGCCGCCGCCGCCTCCGCCCGACGATGTCGCGCCGCCGCCGCCGGTGGCCCCGCCGCCGCCGATCAATCTCGCGCAGCGGCCGCCCGATATGCGCACGCAGGAGACGATCCCCCCGCCGGCCCCGCCCGCGGTGATCGTGCCCCCGCCGGCGCCGATCGCGGCCCCCGCGCCGCCGCCGCCGCCGCCACCCCCGGTCAGCCAGGCGCGCCGGCTCGCGCCCGACAATCAGAGCCGGTGGGCGCGTCAGATCCAGGAGAATTATCCCGCCCGCGCACTGCGCGAGGAGGCGGAAGGGACCGTGGGCGTGTCGGTTACCGTCGGGCCCGACGGCCGGGTGTCCGCCTGTTCGGTGACCTCGTCCAGCGGCAACAGCTCGCTTGACGAGGGGGCGTGCGAGGGCATGCGGCGCTATGCGCGCTACAAGCCGGCGCTGAATGCCGCGGGCGAGCCAATCTCGGCCTCGACGTCGAACCGCATCGTATATCGACTTGACTGA
- a CDS encoding homoserine dehydrogenase: MTTPPAAPDAPLRIGLAGLGTVGAGVVRLLAANRALIAARAGRPLSIVAMSARAERRDRGLDLAGARFSGDVAALADAPDVDVVVEALGGADGSALSLAEAALGKGKGLVTANKALIAHHGMHLAKRAEARGAPLAFEAAVAGGIPVVKALREGAAANAISQVTGILNGTSNHILSAMEASGADFAEALAEAQGAGLAEADPAFDIDGVDAAHKLAILAAIAFGARIDFAGVAASGIREVRGADIAQARALGFVIRLVGVADIEGGALLQRVRPCLVPVGHPLAHATGATNAVVIEGNSAGRLLFQGEGAGAGPTASAIVADLIDIARGCTTEPFGVPVGTLAAMARADPGDRRGRDYIRFSVADRPGVLAEITAAMRDAGVSIESLIQRGRAAEDGGEVLVGMVTHEGPERCVARALELLEGSPSLTAAPLVLPLLEG; the protein is encoded by the coding sequence ATGACCACGCCCCCCGCCGCCCCCGACGCGCCTCTCCGTATCGGCCTCGCCGGCCTCGGCACCGTGGGTGCGGGCGTGGTCCGGCTGCTCGCGGCCAATCGAGCGCTTATCGCGGCGCGCGCCGGACGGCCGCTGTCGATCGTCGCGATGAGCGCGCGCGCGGAGCGGCGGGATCGGGGGCTCGATCTGGCGGGCGCGCGTTTCAGCGGCGATGTGGCTGCGCTGGCCGATGCGCCCGACGTCGACGTGGTCGTGGAAGCGCTTGGCGGCGCGGATGGCTCCGCGCTTTCCCTGGCGGAGGCTGCGCTGGGTAAGGGCAAGGGCCTCGTCACCGCCAACAAGGCGCTGATCGCGCATCACGGCATGCACCTTGCCAAACGCGCCGAGGCGCGCGGCGCGCCGCTGGCTTTCGAGGCGGCGGTGGCGGGCGGCATTCCGGTGGTCAAGGCGCTGCGCGAAGGCGCCGCCGCCAATGCGATCAGCCAGGTGACGGGCATCCTCAACGGCACCTCCAACCACATTCTCTCCGCCATGGAAGCGAGCGGGGCGGACTTCGCCGAGGCGCTTGCCGAGGCACAGGGCGCGGGTCTCGCCGAGGCCGATCCCGCCTTCGACATCGACGGGGTCGACGCCGCGCACAAGCTGGCGATCCTCGCCGCCATAGCGTTCGGGGCCCGCATCGATTTCGCGGGCGTTGCGGCAAGCGGAATCCGCGAGGTGCGCGGGGCCGACATCGCGCAGGCCCGCGCCCTGGGCTTCGTGATCCGCCTGGTAGGTGTTGCCGACATCGAAGGAGGGGCGCTGCTGCAGCGCGTGCGCCCCTGCCTCGTGCCGGTGGGCCATCCGCTGGCGCATGCGACAGGGGCGACCAATGCCGTGGTAATCGAAGGCAATTCCGCCGGCCGCCTACTGTTCCAGGGCGAGGGCGCGGGCGCGGGGCCGACCGCGAGCGCCATCGTCGCCGATCTCATCGACATCGCGCGCGGGTGCACGACCGAGCCGTTCGGCGTCCCCGTGGGCACCCTTGCCGCGATGGCGCGTGCGGACCCGGGAGACCGGCGGGGGCGCGACTACATCCGCTTCTCCGTCGCCGACCGCCCCGGCGTGCTGGCGGAGATCACCGCCGCGATGCGCGATGCGGGGGTCTCGATCGAGAGCCTGATCCAGCGCGGCCGCGCCGCGGAGGATGGCGGCGAGGTGCTGGTCGGCATGGTGACGCACGAGGGGCCGGAGCGCTGCGTTGCCCGCGCGCTCGAACTGCTCGAAGGCTCGCCAAGCCTCACTGCGGCACCGCTGGTGCTGCCGCTGCTGGAGGGGTGA